The sequence CCCTCGGAGGGTGCTTGACGGGGTGTCACCCGGGCGGGGCAAACCCCTCACCCGAGCAGCGCCGTGCGGGTCGGGACGGGGTCGTAGGCTCGCTGGGTGGAGACGCAGCTGGCCCGCACCCGCCGCGCCCGGCGCGTCCACCGGGTGCTCGCCGAGCGGTACCCCGACGCGCACTGCGAGCTCGACTTCACGACGCCGTTCGAGCTGCTCGTCGCGACGGTCCTGTCGGCGCAGTGCACCGACGCGCGCGTCAACCTCGTCACCCCGGCGCTGTTCGCGCGGTACCCGGACGCGACGCACCTGGCGGCCGCGGACCGCGCGGAGCTGGAAGGGCTGGTCCAGCCGACGGGCTTCTTCCGCGCCAAGGCCGACAACCTGCTGAAGCTGGCGGCCCGGCTCGTCGCCGAGCACGGCGGCGAGGTCCCCGCCCGCCAGCGCGACCTCGTGCAGCTGGCCGGGGTGGGGCGCAAGACGGCGAACGTCGTGCTCGGGGACGCGTTCGGGGTGCCGGGGCTGACGGTCGACACGCACGTGGGGCGGTTGTCGCGCCGGCTCGGCTTCACGATGCACGAGGACCCGGTGAAGGTGGAGGCCGACCTCGCGGAGCTCATCGCGCGCAAGGACTGGACGATGTTCAACCACCGGATGATCTTCCACGGCCGCCGCACGTGCCACAGCCGCCGGCCGGCGTGCGGGGCGTGCCCGGTCCTGCGGCTGTGCCCCTCGGGCGGGATCGGGGAGAACGACCCGGTGAAGGCGGCGGCGCTGGTCAAGGGGCCGGTGGCCCCGATGACGGTGGACGTGTGAGCCTTCCGGAGTGGCTGCGGCCGCTGGCCGCGCGGCTGCCGGACGTGACGGTGGCCGACCTGCGCTGGCGCGAGGACCGGGTGCCGCAGGCGCGGTCGCGCCCGGCCGCCGTCCTCGTGCT comes from Kineococcus rhizosphaerae and encodes:
- the nth gene encoding endonuclease III; translation: METQLARTRRARRVHRVLAERYPDAHCELDFTTPFELLVATVLSAQCTDARVNLVTPALFARYPDATHLAAADRAELEGLVQPTGFFRAKADNLLKLAARLVAEHGGEVPARQRDLVQLAGVGRKTANVVLGDAFGVPGLTVDTHVGRLSRRLGFTMHEDPVKVEADLAELIARKDWTMFNHRMIFHGRRTCHSRRPACGACPVLRLCPSGGIGENDPVKAAALVKGPVAPMTVDV